CTCAGTAGTGTCCAGGGGCAATCCAGCTTGGCCACAGCCCCCCAACACTAGCAGATGCCCATCCTGGTGTGCCACAGTGCCATAAACCCGGCAGGTGGGCATGGGAGGGAACACCTGCCAAACAAAGGCCCGGCCACCACTTGTAGCCATGGTGCTCACCGCCAGTGGCAGGCCATGCTATCTGAGCGAGCTTCAGGCCTCACTGGGGGGCATGATGGGGCCTCATCTTGATTCTGCTAGGGCTTCAAGGGGGGCATCCAGCCAATTCAGAGACCTTGCCTTTACCTGGAGGACAGGGAAAACACAGGGTCAGGGCCACTGACCAGTCTCTCATGAAACAGATGAGCAGCCTGTACCTGGGAGCAAGGCTGGCCCAAAATCACTGGTGGGAAAAGCAGGACAGGGACCCACCTTCTCTGGCTAGCACACCGTGGTGGAGGCCCTCCTGGAGTGGGAAGGAGGACAGGCCCCCAAGAACCCAGGCAGGTTCTCCCTTCCTATGAGACATAAAGGAATCTCCTCCCTGCCCTCTGTCCTCATGAGGAGCTCCATGGCCAAGTCTGGGACTAGGTGGGAGGTGAGGTAACTGGGATGACAGGTGACTGGGACAGGACTCTCTACCCTAgccccctccccttcctctcAACAACCCTCACCCTGGCCCTGCATGAGGGAAGTTTTACCATACTCTCCCTCTCACTGGCTTTTGGTGTTCCCTGGGGCAAACTGGGATCCAGCCACCAGGGTCCTCCACCTGCTGCCAGGAGCCACACACCAGTGTATCCTTACAACACCCTTGAGGGTGATTCTACAGGGTTCACACATTCCCACCATCAAAAGGCCAGAATCTGGGTGTTTGAGACTAGGGGACAGGGTGGAGAGTCCCACACACTTCCCTTGAGGTCCACCCTTAGGGGTTTGCCCATTACCCTCCCCAGAGGCCAGACTCCCTGGTGTTCAGAAGCACAGGACTCTAAAGTTCCAGCAGGAATGGGCAGCTAGACTTCTGGGCCCCCCACCGCAGATCCTCAAGTTCCCACCCTTCTCTTTCCCGTGGGGGCCACACTCCTGGGATCCCCAGCTAGAGAGCCTCCTGACCCCAAACTTCACATCCTGCTCGAGAAGGGGCGGATCCGGGCGAGCGCGCCTGGGGCTCAGCGCCTCGCGTCCCAAACTTCCCCGAACGCGGCTCCCGCGGGACTCACCAGTCAGGGCTCTGGCGCTCCCGGGGCGCGGGACCCGCCGTTCCTGCTccgctggcgctggcgctggctTCGGCTCCGGCTCCGGCTGGGGCTGAGGCCAGACTCGGGCTCGGCTCCAGCGCGGGGCGGGGCTGGCCAGGTCCGCCCCTCGCCCCCCGGTCCAGACTCGGGGAAGCCTGCCTCCCCCACGCCTTAACCCTGCGCCTGCCGCGGCTGGAGCAGGGTGAGCGGACCCACGGTCACACGCAAACGGGTGGACAGACAGACGAACATGTGGACACTGGGCCTGTCCAGAATTTAGGATCCAACTCGGGCGAGGGGGGAAACGAGGCAGCCGGGAGCCGCGCAACACGTGTGTGGTGGCGGCCTGTTCTGACCCAGCCTGGCAGCACCCGCGGCGAGCTAGGTCAACCAGACGAACCTGGGGGCTTAGCGGCCCGCACCCGCCCACCGCGGCTGAGCTCCGAGGAGCCGAATGGTGGGTTTCGCGGCGGCGCCCTCTGGAGGCCGCTTGGGGCGTGGTCTGGGCCTCCGGTGTGGGCGGCTGGTTGGGACGCCCTTCACCCGGCACAGAGCAGGGAAGAGAAGGTCGTTTTGTGTACGTTGAGCCAAGCGAAGGTGGGAGAGCAGACAGTGTTGGCTTCAGCGCCTGACAGGCTCTTCCACAGGCCTagggggaagaagggaaggatgaGGGAGTGGagacaaggaggggaggggtgcGTATGTCGGGGGAAGGGGGGTGGTTAGCCCTGAGCAGAGGGTGAACTTGAAGAGTCAGAAGCCAGGGGACCTCCCAGGCAGGTCACCCTGGCCTCATTCTCTGGGactctaaggtacattttggttatccatctTTAGAGTCCTGAGCCGGCCTCTAGCCAACTCTGGGGTCAGGCAAGAGCAAGTTGGTGTTGTAGGGGCCTGCTTACCTGAGACCTGGACGCTGACCCAACATCCCTGCCAAGTCTTCCATTTGGGGCCTATTTGTACAGGTCACTGGTCACTTGTGAGAATAAGTGCCTTGTCTTTATTTTATGGACAGGGTCTCAGATTTGGTTTTCCCAGAAGCAGTCCTGGAGACAAAGATAGGAGTGCATGTGGTTAATGTGGAAGGTGAGGCCAGGAAGTTCCAGCAGAGGAATGGCAAGGAAAGCAGCCAATTCAAGGTGTGTCATCAAGCAAATTACCACAGTGGGCAACTGGAGCCAAATCCTTCTGGGGGCTCTGGGAGCCAGTGTAGAATGTGGGCCTCATGTTATTGCTGCCCGTAAGAACAAAGACACTGCCCATctatcaatttgtcatactgtagtggcttgcatgttgctatgtagctggaaactatgccatcagtatttcaaataccagcagggtcacccatgatggacaggtttcggcagggcttccagactaagacagtaggcagaaaagcctggtgatctacttctgagttagaatgaaaaccttgtggatcacaacagaacattgtccaacttgctggctttggatgcatcatcaggaaagatcagtcactagagaaggacatcatgtctggtaaagtagaaggccaatgAGGACAagggaggccctcagtgagattgaTCGTCACAGTAACTGCAGGAACGGACTCAAATATGTTgacagttgtgaagatggtgcaggaccagacaacgttttattgttatacgtaaggtcgccatgagtcaaagtcaactccatagcaactaacaaGAGTAAAGAAAGCTGAGGTAGTTATTCTCCGATCCCCATCAGTCCTGAGTTGGGAGCTGTTtatacccactgccactgagtcaatttcaactcgtagcaaccctataggacagagtagaactgccctgtggggtttccaaggctataatctttacagaagcagactggcacagcTTTCTCCcctggaacggctggtgggttcaaaccactgaccttttagttagcagctgagtgcgctttaaccattgtgcaaccagggctcctttaagagctgtttacctgttgctgtccagtcagtttggacttacagcgaccctataggacagagcagaactgccccgtagggtttccaaggagcagctggtggattctaactaccgatcttttggttaagcagcctgagctcttaaccactgcaccaggaggGTTCCTTGAGAGCTGTTTAGGGGCCTTAGTTCCCTAGCCTGCCTGACTTCTAGCCTGCCCAGAGAGCACCTCCAGGCAGAGTCTCAGGGGCTGGCAGTTGGAGTCAAGGGCCTGCACAGAAACGGTGATGCTGAGGCCAGTTACAGACTATACAGACCGGCTCCAAGGCTTCTCTGCACCCCCTCCCCGCCACTCCTGACTTGGTCCTCATTTGGGGCACTGGTGCCTCCCCCATAGGGTGCTCACACCACCCAGCAGACCCCTCACATTTACCACTGTGGCCTTTCCAAGCTCCCTCCCCTTTAGTTAGCTCTGAGACCCCAGGTCCTTTCAGTCACTCCCCTCCCTGTCAAACTCTCACCATCTTAGGCTCCATTGTCTGCCAGCTCACTGCCAAAATTGCTTTTGCCAGTTACCATAGAATACCATGGAGTTAAAACTAGGGGTCTCTGTGGTTCTTGTCTCAATTGAACTCTTACTGGCATCTTCAAAGGTTCACCTCTTGTGCCCTCAGCTTACTCCCTGCCACTTGTCCTGCTTCTCCTTGGGTTCTTCTGCAGGCCctgcttcctcttcctccctAGGAGGTGGCTCCTCAAGACTCCTCCCTGGCTTCTCTCCCTGCACAACCACCCCCTCCTAGGGCAATGCAGCTCAGGCTGATGACTTTTGCACTCACCTCTAGATCTCCAGCAGATCTCCGCTCAGGTCTATGTGGCTCCAGGGTCCATCGATCAGAACCGTACAAGCTATGCATGGGAGGTTGGGCTTCATCCTGAGAGAAATGGGGAAGATTCCAGCACAAGCCCCAGAAGTCCCCTAGGGCCCAGAGCAGGGAGTGGATGGTGAGAGGAAGTTCCATCTAGCTTTAATCTGTCTCTCCCCTGCATCACCGGTAGTGTTGAACTACCGCAATGACTGAGACCCCAGGCCAGGGGAAATATCAAAACCCCTGCCTCCTCCAGAAGACTGCCCTGGTACAGGGCTTCTCATTAACACCCGTCCCCCTCCTTCATCTGGGAAGCATATTTTCTTTCTActgtgttttccttctgttacactGTATATTCTGATTATTGTTGGCGCACATGGAAGCTACTGActtttttgtttctcttgtaTTCAGACATTACTCATGTTGGCTCCAACAATTTTTCTAATTATGATTTTTTAGATACACTACCTACAAATAGTtatatttgtctctttttttcccccagtggtTATACTTCATCTATTTTTCGTTACTGCACTGATTAACCCTTTCAGTACAGGGTTAAGACATCCTGGTGCAAAAGTGGCATTCTAATTTTGTTCCTACCTCAAAGTGTTTCTGTCCATTCATTCAGCTCTTAATTTTCAATTCAGTAAACACTTTtgagggcctactgtgtgccaggcactctgctggACACTGGGGAACAGAAGTGAATGAGGCTGGCCCAGTGCCCACTGCCACAAAGATGACATTCTAAAGAAGGCAagaaaccaacaaacaatatCCAGACACAATCACAATGGATTTCTTCCTATTCTTTAGTTCACtccaattgttttttgtttttattgtaaaatgtatagaacaaaatatttgccatttaaaCCATCTttgagtgtacaattcagtgacaccaatcccattcaccatgttgtgcgaCCATTACcgttatccatttccaaatgtttttcatcattttaaaatcagaaaaggtgtgcgtcagggttgtatcctttcaccatacttattcaatctgtatgctgagcgaataatccgagaagctggactataagaagtaGAACACGGCATccgaattgaaggaagactcattaacaatttaCCATGTGCAGATGCACAATTTTGcttattgaaagtgaagaaggcttgaagcacttactgatgaagatcaaagaccgcagccttcagtatgaattgcacctcaacagaaagagaacaaaaatcctcacaactgaaccaataagcaacattgtgataaaggagaaaatattgaagtcgtaaaggatttcattttacttggatccataatcaatgcccatgcaagtaccagtcaggaaatcaaatgatattttgcattcggcaaatctgctgcaaaagacctcttgaaaatgttaaaaagcaaggatgtcactttaaggactaaattgcacctgacccaagccttggtgttttcagtctcctcatatgcgtgtgaaagatggacaatgaataaggaagaccaaagaagaactgataccccTGAATTatcatgttggcaaagaatactgaatataccatggactgccaaaacaacaaacaactctgtcttggaagaagtacagccagaatgctcattagaagctgGGAttagtgagacttcgtctcacatactttggacatgttatcaggagggaccagtccctggagaaggacttcatgcttggtagagtagagggtcagcaataaagaggaagaccttcaacaagatagattgacacggtggctgcaacaatgggcttaagcataacaacgattgtgaggatggcacaggagtggacATCATTTCGTTGAGTCGTACACTGaatcgctaagagtcggaactgactcaatggcacctaacaacaacaaacagaagttcggtactccttaagcagtaactcccttTGTCTTCCTTCTCTCAGCCCCTGGTAATCACAAATGAACTTTCGTCTGTATGGATTTGCCAATTCTAGATAATTCATATAAATAGGATcatactctattcttttctctctggcttatttcactcactgtaatgttttcaaggttcatccatgctatgGAATATATCaaaacttaatttctctttatagatgaataatattccattgtatggatataccacattttgtttatctattcatctgttgatggacacttggtttgtttctaccttttgtttATTATGAATAACGCAGTGAACATTGCTGTACAAAAGTCTGAGTgcctactttcaagtcttttgggtatatacttaggagtggaattgctgggtcatgtggtctttctatgtttaactttttaaggaagtggtaAAATATTTCCCACAGCGGCTACAccgttttacatttccaccagcaatggatggcggttccaatttctccacattctcaccaacacttgttattttctgtttgtctgataatagccatcctagtggatgtgaggaaaccctggtggcatagtggttaagtgctacagctgctaatcaaaaggttggcagtttgaatccaccaggtgctccttggaaactctatgggtcagttctactctgtcctttagggacactatgagtcagaagattctgagttgatggcaacggtttCAACAGGTTAGTGAATGTGAAGTGacgtctcattgtggttttaatttgcatttccctaagactaaaggaaaccctggtggtgtagtggttaagcgctatggaggctaaccaagaggtcggcagtttgaaaactctatggggcagttctactctgtactatagggttggtatgagttggaatcaacttgacggcagtgggttttttggtttaatgactaaagcagccctggtggtgcaaccgATAGGCACTCAGTTGCTAAACACCAGCCACttcaaaggagaaaagacctggtaatttgctctgagaaagattacagcctaggaagccctatggggcagttctactctgctgtatagggtcactatgcgtcacgattgactcaatagcacacaacaacaataactaatggcattcagcatcttttcatgtgcttgttggccatttctttggtgaaatgtctattcaagtcctttgctcattttttgattgggctgtttgtctttctcTTGTTGAACTgtatgagttctttatatattctggacattaaacccttatcaaatataaccaaaccaaaaaccaaacccgttgccatcgagtcaattccaactcatagcgaccctacaggacagagtagaactgccccatagggtttccaaggcgtgcctggtggattcaaactgcccaccttttggttaggagccatacccttaaccactatgccaccagggcttcctatcagatatatgagctgcaaatattttctcctgttctgtaaggtgtctcttcattttcttgataaagtcttttgatgcacTGAAGTTTTTGATGAAGTCTATTTTGTATAtcgttgctcatgcttttggtgtcatatctaagaacgcATTGTCAAAAACTAGGTCTTGAGGATTTACCCCTATGCTTTCTCAGGAAGGGAGGAGGGCCTACTGTCCCCAGAGCTGGTATTCCTGCTGCACAGCAACGGGGCTGCTCTGCCAACATCCCTGTGGCTAGAAGTGCTGCCCTTCTGCCTTACGGGCGATTGGCTGGGAATAAGGTGGGccttgtgggcagttctactctgtcgtataggatcactatgagtcagaattgactcgacggcactggatctGGGTTTTGTCAGTGCCTGGGAAAGGACCAGAAGGTAGAGGATGGGCTGGGCCTTGCTGGACGGCCCATCCAGTAGTTGCTGCATCACCAGGTCCTTTCAAGGCAGGTGTCAGTTGAGGCTCCCAATGCAGTCTTGGCGGGCTTCCGTGAGGTCCTGACTGCGGTCGTATCAGAAGGCTCCTCTACTCCCCAGGCTCCCGCACAGGCCTGGGTGGGTTTGGAGAGCTCCCCGCAGTCACCACCTCCAGGCAGCCCTCCCTGGTGCCTAAACTGCCCCACGCCCAGCTTTTGCAAGGGGTGGAAACGGGGTCTCGAGGGTCAAAGGTCATGAGGGTGGGCCTGGTCCCGGAAGCGGAAGCGCGGCGCACTTCCGGCGCGCAGCGGGCGGCCATGTTGGAGCGGCGGAGGCGGCGCAGAGGCGCGTCCTGGGTCCCCGCGGCGGCGCCGGTAGGTTGGGGCCGCGGGCCTAACCCTGCCGCGGAGTGGCAGCCCACGGGGCGGCAGGGCGGATGGGCCGGCTGAGACTTCCCAAACCCCAACCCTCTGGCAGTCCGGCCGAgagaccccacccccaccccgtgcCCAGCGGCCCCACCCTGGCTCCGCGCGGCCCCAGCCGGGCTGACACTATCTGCCCGGTGCAGTCCGAAGCCGCCGGGACTCCTGTCGCCAGCCGCGGCCCCGGCTCCAGGGACGCGGACCCCACCTCGAGGGCCCCACTTGAATGGGGCATTTCCCTCCCTCCATCTTATGTTAACTTCCCTTGCCGGCCCTGGGGCCATGTGTAAAGGGAGGTCGGGGACCCGGCAGCAGCTTCTGTGCCCAGGGCCTCTTGGATGCCCTAGAAGACCCCTCCTACGGTCCCAGACCGATCTGGGCAGAAGAACCCCAGCCCACTCCTGATATTTGtaccgggggcgggggggcggtcaGGAAGCAGGCCTTTTCTCTACAGTTCACAGCCATGGGAACTACACCCcttccccccgccaaaaaaaaaaatctaataaagaAACTGGAATCACGTGTAAGGATTGTGCTCTGGAGAGGGAAAGTGCCTGAGACACCAGAGGATCCAAGAATGTTTCCAAACAAAGGGCCCTAGGGCACTTTCTCCCGAGAATTCTGAAGACTTTCTCTGCCCCATTAGGGCTGTGGGAAGAAGTGCAGACGCACTTCCTAGCCCCAGGGACTTGCCAGATCCCACCTGATCTTTTAATGCTCCAGGTGCAGCGAGGAAGCTGCCTCTTGCCTCTGCGAGCCCTCCAGTGCTGTGTTGGGTATTAGCATTAGTCATGATTGATGGCTACAGCTTTTTCAGGGAGGTGTGGATGACTTGAGTGTTCCCAGAGAGCTCAATTTGGAGTGTACTGAAGTCTGCATTCTTCCAAGCCCAAGTTAGGACAGCTCAGACCTCTGATATCCACTTGATTTACCATCCTACTTGGATCTTTCACTCCCTTTGTTCTCAGGCCCTAGACCCTTGGTATGGCCCCCAGGCCACCGCATTGTCTGTTGTCAGTGGCACCTGCTGCTCATCAGCTATTTTCTGTTGAAGGAGAGTCTAGCTCTTTCCCTAGGGTTAGTATCTGTGACTCTAGGGCTAGGAATTGAGCTGCTGGGTGGCCTAATTGGGGACTCTGAAGGGAGAACCTTTAGCGGGCAAGGAGATTTCTCCCATGGGCACCTGAACACCAGCAGCTAGAGGAACACCAGTGAGCATGGTTGGTTAGCATTCAAGGCTCTATGCTGTCCTGTTCCCACCTGTTTTTCCAGCTAGACCACCAGCCCTGGCCTCAGTTTCCAGCCATACCAGAATGCGTTACTCTCACATAGGAGCCTTTGTACAAGCTATGTCTCTTTTTGTTCTATTTCTATCCAGCCCTGTCGCAGTCATCATTCATGTCCCAGTTAGATGTTTCTCTCCTCTAGGAATCCTTTCCTGATCCATTGGCAAGCTGTGCTGGGTGCCACCATTTATTCCCAAGAACTTGTAGTAGTGATTCTGTCTCACCTTCTGGACTGGGCTTCTCGAAGACTCACCTGTGTTCCCAGAGCTGAGTGCAATACTAGGCTTTTCACCTCAGAAAACACTGAATTGAGTTCAAATAGGGCAGGCTCAAACTTTTCTAGGGGCCTGGACAGGTTGGATGGCTCTGAGGAGTTCATAGGTATGCATCCTGAAGGGACTGTCTCTGACCCAGGGAGTGGCTCACTCTGGCTGGGCCCTAAATGTTAGTGGGTGATGTCATGGAGAGTGTGGGCCCTGATTGACCTGTCTACCTGCATGGCTCCCTATTTCACTGCCATTCTCACTGACTTTTCCTCTTGCCTTGGAGGTGCTGAGCGCTGGTTTGCGGACACCCAGGCAGATCTGCAGTGCCTAATGCCATGAGCGTGGTGGTGCAGCATGTGGAAGAGAAAGCTGTGCACTCTTGGTCGCGCATCTCCACGGCAGGGAAGAAGGCCCTGGAGGAAGCGCTGCTTGTCTTTAACCCCATGAGCCAGGATCTCAGTGCTACAGAGGCCCAGCTTGTGGCCTTCCTACAGGGCTTGCGGGATGATGGCTTCCAACCTACTGTCCTGCGCAGTGGCGATGTCTATGGCTACAGTTCATGCACAGCCAACCCCCCAAGCCAGACAAAGCTGCAAGCTCGTGCCCCAACCCCAGCTGCAACATCACCTCCAACTCGTGCTCCCCGAACTGCCATGCGGCTGCCCGCAGGCCGGGCCACGCTGCTCCCTATGCCACTTTCCAGCAGGCTGGCCAAAGCATCCACACCAGCCCTCACCAAGCATGCTACTACCAACCTTCTGCTGAGTTCCCTGAAGCAGTCAAGCGCTAGCCGGGCCCGGGGTGCAGCAATGGGCTTCCCTGCTCACCTCTATCCAGGCGTCTACCCTGCCATGCGGCTCTCTGTTGTCCTTGAGGCCCTGGTTCCACTCAAGACCTCCATGCCCTGCTTGGGGGCCAAGCACAAGGCGCAATCATTGCAACTCTCACTTGCAGACTCGAAGCTGCGGAAGGGCCCAGGGAAGGGTTCAGGGAGCTCCCTGCCCAAGGCTCCCAGAAAAATGACAAGCAAGGGTCCCAAGTGTCTGACCCTTAAAGGCCCCAGGGCCGGTCCCCGACAAGGCACTGGGCCCCGGAGCAAGACCTGCAAAGCCACTGGGTCCCTCAGTGGCCTGGGGATGAAAGGGGGCTCTGTCTTGGGCACCAAAACAGCCCGGGCCAAGGCAGCTCGAACAATGGCCATAGCTGCCCGTACCCAGGCCAAGGTGGCTCGAACGCTGCCTAAGACTGCCTCAGCCAAGGTGGCTCAGACAAAGGCAGCCCCGGCCAAGGTGGCCAAGGCCCAGGCCAAAGCCAGGGCAGCACGGGCCAGGGCCAAGGCCAAGGCCAAGGCGGTGCGGATCAAGGCGAAGGCCAAGGCCAAGGCGGCGCGGATCAAGGCCAAGGCCAAAGCAGCT
The window above is part of the Loxodonta africana isolate mLoxAfr1 chromosome 22, mLoxAfr1.hap2, whole genome shotgun sequence genome. Proteins encoded here:
- the CCDC71 gene encoding coiled-coil domain-containing protein 71, whose protein sequence is MSVVVQHVEEKAVHSWSRISTAGKKALEEALLVFNPMSQDLSATEAQLVAFLQGLRDDGFQPTVLRSGDVYGYSSCTANPPSQTKLQARAPTPAATSPPTRAPRTAMRLPAGRATLLPMPLSSRLAKASTPALTKHATTNLLLSSLKQSSASRARGAAMGFPAHLYPGVYPAMRLSVVLEALVPLKTSMPCLGAKHKAQSLQLSLADSKLRKGPGKGSGSSLPKAPRKMTSKGPKCLTLKGPRAGPRQGTGPRSKTCKATGSLSGLGMKGGSVLGTKTARAKAARTMAIAARTQAKVARTLPKTASAKVAQTKAAPAKVAKAQAKARAARARAKAKAKAVRIKAKAKAKAARIKAKAKAARAKAKAARVKAKVAQTKAKTKVAWAKSKAVQIKTKAKVTQIQPTSRGRPKGSVQPQTARGGRKSCPETMGQKRKRAKEPKELPPRKRTRLGPRSPKAWPESGTAKLLKFWAIKVDRWSSDDEVRQQAQQILRVNLSPVIQLQPLLPCSAP